The DNA window GTGGTCTCGCCGGAGCTGGAGCTGCCGCCACATCCGCTCAAAAACAGTGCCGTTCCCGCGCAGATTGCGGCCCACTTCGCTCTTTGCATCAAATCCAGCCACCACCAGGAAAATCACAGTGAGCCCTGGCCGACCGTTACTGTCGCCGGCCGGTCGGTCCCATCACAGAGTAGGCCTGCAAGGCACTTGCTCACTGCATACTCTAGGGACCGATCCGGTCGCACTCCACTGCGTTTCGTAGTTCAAGTGTTAGAGGGTGTTGCAGAACGTAGCGAAGCATCGCTGGGCCAGGCGAAAGCGATGCAAAAGTAGAGTTTGCGAGTGGTCAGTGGGCATCTTGGGGTCGTTTCAGTGACGTCTGGCTGGGGCCAGGAGTACTGCAACACTTTCGCTGCAGATAGCGGCACCAAAAAGCGGCTGGATGGCACTACCGGCAATGCTTAGCGCAACAGTCACTCGGAAGCTACCGGCGCTGGGTCGGGCAGCCACTGACGGGCCAGCCGTTCGTACGTACCATTGGAAATGATGGCCTCAAGCCCACGCTGAAAAAGCTCAGCGGCCGCCTTTCCCTTCGGGTGTGTCTTGGAGAAGAAAACATAAAGATCGACTTCATCAATAAAGCCGACGATCTCAACTTTCCGCTCAGCCGCGGATTCTGCCTTGCCGCGCAGAATGGTCTGCCCTATTTTGTCCGTTACCAGGGCAAAATCAGAACGGCCCAAGGCCAGCATCTTCAGGCTACTTTCGTCAGACGGTGCAACAATCCGGTTTATCCGGGGGTTCTGGTCTACTTCGTCGGTGTTGAAAAAGCCGCGCGTTACAGAGACATCCTGGCCTTCCAGGTCCTCTACGCCCAGCCCCTTTCCTGCCTCACCCGTGCGTGCCCATATGGCCAACTGCACCGTTCCGATCGGGGTCTTATGCCAGTGGAAGGCCGAGCGATTCGAATCATCAATCGCCCCGGTGAAGCCGCCGATCAAACGCCCACTTTCAACCAGGTAAAGGACCCGGCTGAAAGGGCCTGTCTGAAACTGGACCTCTGTACCCACGGCGTTGAAGGCCGCACGCGTCAAAGCAGGCACGAAGCCAACCAGTTCGCCGTCCCGCACGGCCGAAAAGGGGTAAAAATCGTCCTCGGCTGCAAGAGTCAGGGAGCGGGCCGAAACCAGGCCTGCAGCGATGCTCAGGCCTGCTGCGACCAGAAGTGAGGCCAGTAGAATGGCTTTTTTGCGCAAGTACATCATGGCCGGCATCTTCCTTGGTTAGCTGACATGCAGAAACCCTCTGGTGGAAAGGCCGCAGACCTTCTCCGTCCGGCAAGGCGTATCATGGGTCGTCCTCCTATGCCCTCCATTGAAGACTAGCGGCTTACTGCAGCTTTAACTGAGGCACCTTTCATAAAAGTAGCATAACTATCAATCATCCGTTATCAGCTCTACAGCCCATGCCGTTCATGCCATTCAGCCAGACTCTCATCGGGATATCCATCGAACTCAAGGTCCTGCTCCGCTGACTGCACCGGCACCCAATCAGCCTTACTACCCAGCATCATATGTACGCGCTGGGGCGGACGCGGCAGCTCAGTATCGATAGCAGATGCGTGGGGGTGGATCAGGTCTGGCCAGCGACTGTCATAGACCCACAGGGCGGTACCGCACTCCCGGCAGAAATGCCGTTGCGCTTCGCTGATGTCGTCTTCAAGACGCGCATGGTAGTGATCAATATGGGCTTCTCCCTGGATTTGCAGGCTCTGGTAAAGGCCGCCGAGATTGATCGCGTAACCGCCACCGCCAGCAGTCTTTCGACAGATGGAGCAATAGCAGAGCATAAACGGATAGGGATGCGGACATTCCAGTTGGAAATGAACAGCGCCGCACTGGCATGAACCTTCGAGTTGCATGTTGACCTCCTGCATTGAACTGGGCTGGAAATCTGTCCGAACCATAACCTGCCCGTGTGAGACAATAGGCGACCCTGCAAGCGCCGCACGGTTATATTCAACCGCCACTGACCGCAGGGCGACAGGACGTCAATTGCGGCGGTGCGGTTAATTTTCTAAGGTAACACAAGCCAATCAGCGCCGTTCACAGGGACACACCATGGCCACATCAGCCCCTCTTATCTGCAGTCTGGACACGGATCAAGCTTTTGTCGCGCAGGTCTCGTCCCACCTGGGTCTGCAAAGCATGGAACTGGAAGAGCGCGACTTCGGCGACGGCGAGAACAAGATCCGCCCTCTTTGCAGCGTGCGGGACCGGGACGTCTATCTTGTGCAATCGATATATAGCGACGCGGGACTCAGCGTTAACGATAAGCTGGTCAGGGTGCTGTTTCTTATTGGGGCGCTGCGCGATGCCAGTGCCGGGCGCATTACCCTGGTTGCCCCATACATCTGTTACTCCCGCAAGGACCGGCGCGCGCAACTGCGTGACCCCGTTGCCAGCCGCTATGTCAGCCAGCTGCTCGAATGCATGGGCATCGACCGCGTTGTGACGCTTGACGTGCACAACGAGGCTGCGTTTCAGAACAGTTTTCGCTGCCCAAGCGAGACGCTGCATACCCAGCGACTGTTCGTGGATCACTTCAGCGCGTTGCTACCGCCCAATAGATTGTGCGTGGCGTCGCCTGATATCGGCGGCGTTAAACGCGCTGAAAGTTTTCGGGCTCAGCTTAGCCGTTTTATTGGCCTGGCAGTTGGTCAGGCGTTTGTGGATAAGCAGCGAAGCAACGGCCAGGTCAGAGGGGAGGCCACCGTGGTGGGCGATGTCCGCGGGCAGGACATCATTCTCTACGACGACATGATCGCCAGCGGAACTACTGTTGTCCGCGCCGCAGAGGCGCTGCTAAGCCAGGGCGCGCGCAGTGTACACGCGGCCGCCACCCATGGTGTATTTGCAGAAGAGGCGAACAGCGCATTAGCGTCCGCCCCTATCTCCAGTATCACGGTCACTGATTCAGTACCGCCATGGCGGCTGGTGGATGAAAAAGCCCGTGCAAAGCTCACGGTACTTGGGGTTGCGCCGTTTATCGGCGATGTTGTAAGCCGACTGAACCGGAGCGAGTCCCTGGCGGAACTGATGGACGAGCTCAATAATGCTCATCGCCACAGCGAGTGAGCAGTTACGGTAAGCAAGATATCGAAACAGCCGAAGCAGGAGGGCCAGTTGAAATGCCCAAGCCCAAGCCAGAGTCCACGCCAGAGCAACAAAACCTCACCGTGGGCGTGATTTCCGACACACATGGCCTGATGCGCCCGGAAGCTCTTGCAGCGCTTGATGGGAGCGATCTTATCCTGCACGGGGGCGATATCGGTAAGCCCGCTGTGCTTGATGCGTTGCGGGAAGTCGCGCCGGTGGAGGCGATCAGGGGCAATGTCGACACCGGCGACTGGGCCCAGGTGGTGCCTTGGCGTCGCAACCTTGAGCTGGCGGGAATGTCGGTGCACCTGCTCCATAATATTGCCGAACTGGAACCGAGGGATGTGGAGTCTCTGGATGCTGTTGTGTTTGGGCACTCACACAAGCCACGCAACGAGACGCTCGGCGGTGTTCTTTACTTCAACCCCGGCAGTGCGGGGCCGCGGCGGTTCAAGCTTCCGGTTACCGTCGGCAAGTTATACCTGCGTCGGGGCCACCTCGCTGGTGAAATCGTGGCGCTTCCTGTTTAGCCGGGCTTTCCATTTAGTCTCGCTTTCCTTTGACCACTCACCCCGTAAACACAACGCGGCCAATCTGTGCCCCTTCTTGCGGAACCTAACTGTCTCTTGCGAAATGATGTATTCAGGTTAGGCTGGTATCCCCTTCGGGACACTGTTTAGAATTCTGTCTGTTCGGTTGAGCCAGGCCCATGCGTTACATTCCATTCGTTTTCGTTGTCCTCTGGGCTACGGGCTTTATCGCCGCCAAGTGGGGCCTGCCCTACGCCGAGCCGTTCACTTTTCTGGCCCTGCGCATGGCGCTCGTCGTGCCGATTTTTTTCCTGCTTTCTCGCGCCCTTCGAAGTACCCGCCTTACCTGGACCCAGCGCCGGGACCAGATGTTGGTCGGGCTGGGCACGCACGGCGTCTACCTGGGCGGCGTTTTCGTCGCCATCGAGCACCGGATGCCCGCGGGTATTGTAGCGCTGATCGTCGGCACACAGCCTTTGCTGACCGCGCTGATTGGGCAGTTCTTCCTGCAGAAGCGGCTGGCACTGAGAGAATGGGCCGGTATAGCGCTTGGCCTGGGCGGCATTGCCGTGGTTCTGCTGCAGGGCGGCAAGATGGAAGGCGCGCTAAGCGTCCTCAACATCGGCGCCGCCGTTCTCGCCCTGCTGGGCATGTCCCTGGCGACGCTCTGGCAATCCCACCGGGGCGGCATGACCGATCTGGTCGCCGGCGGGTTCTGGCAGTATCTTGCAGCACTGGCGCTGTTTGTGGCCTTGGCAGCGGGGCTTGAGCAGAACGACGTAAACTGGACGGCGCCCTTCATAGGGGCCTGGCTGTGGTCGGTGTTCGTACTATCGCTGGTCGCCATCCTGCTCTGGCTTTACATGCTTCGTCACGGTGAAGCGGCCCGGGTTACACAATTCATGTATCTCTCGCCGCCAACCACGGCACTAATGGCCGCGTTTCTGTTTGG is part of the Hydrocarboniclastica marina genome and encodes:
- a CDS encoding metallophosphoesterase family protein — its product is MPKPKPESTPEQQNLTVGVISDTHGLMRPEALAALDGSDLILHGGDIGKPAVLDALREVAPVEAIRGNVDTGDWAQVVPWRRNLELAGMSVHLLHNIAELEPRDVESLDAVVFGHSHKPRNETLGGVLYFNPGSAGPRRFKLPVTVGKLYLRRGHLAGEIVALPV
- a CDS encoding ribose-phosphate diphosphokinase; translated protein: MATSAPLICSLDTDQAFVAQVSSHLGLQSMELEERDFGDGENKIRPLCSVRDRDVYLVQSIYSDAGLSVNDKLVRVLFLIGALRDASAGRITLVAPYICYSRKDRRAQLRDPVASRYVSQLLECMGIDRVVTLDVHNEAAFQNSFRCPSETLHTQRLFVDHFSALLPPNRLCVASPDIGGVKRAESFRAQLSRFIGLAVGQAFVDKQRSNGQVRGEATVVGDVRGQDIILYDDMIASGTTVVRAAEALLSQGARSVHAAATHGVFAEEANSALASAPISSITVTDSVPPWRLVDEKARAKLTVLGVAPFIGDVVSRLNRSESLAELMDELNNAHRHSE
- a CDS encoding substrate-binding periplasmic protein; translation: MMYLRKKAILLASLLVAAGLSIAAGLVSARSLTLAAEDDFYPFSAVRDGELVGFVPALTRAAFNAVGTEVQFQTGPFSRVLYLVESGRLIGGFTGAIDDSNRSAFHWHKTPIGTVQLAIWARTGEAGKGLGVEDLEGQDVSVTRGFFNTDEVDQNPRINRIVAPSDESSLKMLALGRSDFALVTDKIGQTILRGKAESAAERKVEIVGFIDEVDLYVFFSKTHPKGKAAAELFQRGLEAIISNGTYERLARQWLPDPAPVASE
- a CDS encoding DMT family transporter, producing the protein MRYIPFVFVVLWATGFIAAKWGLPYAEPFTFLALRMALVVPIFFLLSRALRSTRLTWTQRRDQMLVGLGTHGVYLGGVFVAIEHRMPAGIVALIVGTQPLLTALIGQFFLQKRLALREWAGIALGLGGIAVVLLQGGKMEGALSVLNIGAAVLALLGMSLATLWQSHRGGMTDLVAGGFWQYLAALALFVALAAGLEQNDVNWTAPFIGAWLWSVFVLSLVAILLWLYMLRHGEAARVTQFMYLSPPTTALMAAFLFGEPLTPQTGFGAALVVFGLYLARRPSPAKHVEAAAPGRAS
- a CDS encoding GFA family protein, producing the protein MQLEGSCQCGAVHFQLECPHPYPFMLCYCSICRKTAGGGGYAINLGGLYQSLQIQGEAHIDHYHARLEDDISEAQRHFCRECGTALWVYDSRWPDLIHPHASAIDTELPRPPQRVHMMLGSKADWVPVQSAEQDLEFDGYPDESLAEWHERHGL